One segment of Gilliamella sp. ESL0441 DNA contains the following:
- a CDS encoding 5'-methylthioadenosine/adenosylhomocysteine nucleosidase: protein MRIAIIAAMEEEVAILKSKITHYRVERHLNCDFHLGKIANCEIVLLQSGIGKVAASSGTTLLLNNYQVDAVINTGSAGGLSTALNIGDIVVSKNVFYHDVDLTAFGYQPGQMSGCPIAFEASETYQTLAKECIKKQGVNAIEGSIGSGDAFINGKTNLERIKQTFPNAFAVEMEAAAIGHVCWLYQIPFVVVRAISDNGDSESAVDFQSFLKLAATQSSLIVESMLTELA from the coding sequence ATGAGAATCGCTATTATTGCCGCAATGGAAGAAGAAGTTGCGATATTAAAAAGTAAAATTACCCATTATAGAGTGGAACGCCATCTAAATTGCGATTTTCATCTTGGAAAAATAGCCAATTGTGAAATTGTACTCCTTCAATCAGGTATTGGAAAAGTCGCAGCATCATCAGGCACCACCCTATTATTAAACAATTATCAAGTTGACGCAGTTATCAATACCGGCTCAGCTGGTGGACTATCAACAGCATTAAACATTGGCGATATCGTGGTATCGAAAAATGTATTTTATCATGATGTGGATTTGACTGCGTTTGGTTATCAACCAGGTCAAATGTCAGGATGCCCGATTGCATTTGAGGCAAGTGAAACTTACCAAACATTAGCCAAAGAGTGTATTAAAAAACAAGGGGTCAACGCTATTGAAGGATCGATCGGTAGTGGTGATGCATTTATCAATGGAAAAACCAATCTGGAACGAATTAAGCAAACATTTCCCAATGCTTTCGCTGTTGAGATGGAAGCGGCTGCTATTGGTCATGTTTGTTGGTTATATCAGATACCTTTTGTGGTGGTTAGAGCAATTTCGGATAATGGTGATAGTGAATCAGCCGTTGATTTCCAATCTTTCTTAAAATTGGCTGCAACACAATCTTCATTGATTGTCGAATCAATGCTAACTGAACTTGCTTAA